Below is a window of Virgibacillus sp. NKC19-3 DNA.
AAAAGGGATTGATCTGCATAATATTCATCTTCTATGGCATTGATCGCCTCGTTATTTCCTGCCGCTTGAAAACTATCCATCACGCTTGTTCGATGCTGATCATTGACAAACATCAAATCAGCGATACAAATCTGCCCATGTGGTTTTAGCACCCGGTTCATCTCTTCTAAAGCGATCACCTTTTCCTCATCTGGTACATGATGCAATGCATAACTCGACACAATCACGTCCACCTGGTCATTTAGCAATGGGAGGGCAAGAAAATGTCCTTTTCTCGTTTCAATTGTAGGATGCTTTTCGTTACAAACTTCAAGCATGTTAGCTGACTGATCAACACCAATCACGTTAATACCCGAAGATAAAAGTTTGGAACCGAGATTTCCTGTGCCAACTCCAATATCAAGACAAATATCCCCAGGTTGCAGTTTTATCGTATCTACTACTTTGTCTAAAGCCTCATTGTAATCCTGATGAACATTAAAGGCATATCCCTCTCTCTTTATGTGGTAATCAAAGTCTTCCGCCCAGCTATCAAAATTCCATTTATCCTGCCAACGTGTACGAATGTGCTTTAAGTTTTTCAGATGTTGGGCCAATTCATGGATATCGTTAATGGAGTAATCTTCATTTCCTGTACGCGCCACCATTTGATCGATAGTT
It encodes the following:
- a CDS encoding class I SAM-dependent methyltransferase, whose translation is MIRTIDQMVARTGNEDYSINDIHELAQHLKNLKHIRTRWQDKWNFDSWAEDFDYHIKREGYAFNVHQDYNEALDKVVDTIKLQPGDICLDIGVGTGNLGSKLLSSGINVIGVDQSANMLEVCNEKHPTIETRKGHFLALPLLNDQVDVIVSSYALHHVPDEEKVIALEEMNRVLKPHGQICIADLMFVNDQHRTSVMDSFQAAGNNEAINAIEDEYYADQSLLMEWLDANNFIVETHQFNDILSMIYAKK